One Cygnus olor isolate bCygOlo1 chromosome 31 unlocalized genomic scaffold, bCygOlo1.pri.v2 SUPER_31A, whole genome shotgun sequence DNA window includes the following coding sequences:
- the LOC121062837 gene encoding olfactory receptor 14A16-like: MSNSTFPTEFLLLPFADTRKLQLLHFGLFLGIYLAALLGNGLILTAVACDHRLHTPMYFFLLNLALLDLGSISTTLPKAMAIALWDTRTISYSGCAAQVFFLLFLLGAEYSLLTVMAYDRYVAICKPLHYGTIMDSRACVNMAAAAWGSTFLYAVLHTANTFSIPLCQGNALDQFFCEIPQILRLSCSDAYLRELWVIAVSLCLAFGCFVFIVLSYVQTFRAVLKMTSEQGQHKAFSMCLPHLAVVSLFIITGTVAYLRPPSISSSSLDLVVAVLYAVVPPTLNPLIYSMRNKELKDSLKKLILLAVLQQD; the protein is encoded by the coding sequence ATGTCCAACAGCACCTTCCCCACtgagttcctcctcctgccatttGCAGACACGCgcaagctgcagctcctgcacttcgggctcttcctgggcatctacctggctgccctcctgggcaacggcctcatcctcaccgccgtagcctgcgaccatcgcctccacacccccatgtacttcttcctcctcaacctcgccctcctcgacctgggctCCATCTCTACCACTCTCCCTAAAGCCATGGCCATTGCTTTGTGGGACACAAGGACCATCTCCTACTCAGGATGTGCTGCCCAggtcttttttctcttattcttgCTTGGAGCAGAATATTCCCTTCTCACTGTCATGGCTTATGAccgctacgttgccatctgcaaaccCCTGCACTACGGGACAATAATGGACAGCAGAGCTTGTGTCaacatggcagcagctgcctggggcagtaCTTTTCTCTATGCTGTGCTGCACACTGCCAATACATTTTCCATACCACTGTGCCAAGGCAATGCcctggaccagttcttctgtgaaatcccccagatTCTCAggctctcctgctcagatgcctACCTCAGGGAACTTTGGGTAATTGCAGTTAGTCTTTGTTTAGcttttgggtgttttgttttcattgtacTGTCCTATGTGCAGACCTTTAGGGCTGTGCTGAAGATGACCTCTGAGCAGGGccagcacaaagccttttccatgtgcctccctcacctggccgtgGTCTCCCTGTTCATCATCACTGGCACAGTTGCCTACCTGAGgcccccctccatctcctcctcatCCCTGGATCTGGTGGTGGCAGTTCTGTATGCAGTAGTGCCTCCAACactgaaccccctcatctacagcatgaggaacaagGAGCTGAAGGATTCCCTGAAGAAACTGATTCTGTTGGCAGTACTTCAGCAGGACTAA
- the LOC121062814 gene encoding olfactory receptor 14C36-like produces MAYDRYVAICKPLHYGIIMASRVYAQMAAAAWGSGFLNAVLHTANTFSLPLCQDNAVDQFFCEIPQILKLSCSHAYLREVGLLVFSLSLAFGCFVFIVVSYVQIFKAVMRMPSVQGRHKAFSMCLPHLAVVSLFVSTGLFAYLKPPSISSPSMDLLVSFLYSVVPPAVNPLIYSMRNQELKTAVRKLFAYMLLQHW; encoded by the coding sequence ATGGCCTATGAccgctacgttgccatctgcaagcccctgcactatgGGATAATAATGGCCAGCAGAGTTTatgcccagatggcagcagctgcctggggcagtggttttctcaatgctgtcctgcacacggcCAATACATTTTCCCTCCCCCTCTGCCAAGACAATGCagtggaccagttcttctgtgaaatcccccagatcctcaagctctcttGTTCACATGcctacctcagggaagttgGGCTACTTGTCTTTAGTCTTTCTTTAgcatttggttgttttgttttcattgtggtgTCCTATGTGCAAATCTTCAAGGCCGTGATGAGGATGCCCTCTGTGCAGggccggcacaaagccttttccatgtgcctccctcacctggccgtgGTCTCCCTCTTTGTGAGCACTGGCTtgtttgcctacctgaagccaCCCTCTATCTCCTCCCCATCCATGGACCTGCTGGTGTCATTTCTGTACTCGGTGGTGCCTCCGgcagtgaaccccctcatctatagcatgaggaaccaggaacTGAAGACCGCAGTAAGGAAATTATTTGCATACATGCTTCTTCAGCATTGGTAA
- the LOC121062836 gene encoding toll-like receptor 13, with product MWVDRDMGTWGHWGHGDPMHQAVEADAGDRRKQPRMTEPADGMAWPRPSRSSPFLPLLLLPARHPLAVLVAVTVMVMLPPPALPYGFRNCIEAAWAPGVFRCIQRYLESPGPAVSDLPPRAYALNLSHNALRLLPPASFARLPHLRSLDLAYNRLQSLAPGAFDGLGELLALDLSYNHLATLADGVFAGLGNLSSLWLRRNPLSSVSPGALAPLVNLQCLSLRGGRLGGLGAVAEAVKGLGRLRALDLCCNNLTALGPGPPLPASLVNLQLCNNSLGGLLGASPATLRHVRTLDLSYNGISQAEAFIPLRLRNLSLLHLSGNPLDVFRLLEVSDIRPHSLDFSGLVLGEGGVDKVCWWLLGPRALWRLKLQHNRLQKLPNGTLASCPVLKELDLSYNRLRWVGCVGGLLRGEQQGELAVLTVEHNLLQRLPSCRGATELPRLYNVSFRYNRILTIGPRAFAYAPALRVLKLNINSLARLDREALRGLRNLTELRLDNNLLTDLYPGSFADLGSLRTLNLRNNRVSVLFPGVFGGLASLQTLDLGGNNLRHLASRSLLGVPILRKLYLDRNRLLEVRSEVFAPVQATLGVLDLQANNLQYITQRQRQQPPFRNLSHLYDLKMQAQQPYGLKVLPHRFFQGLVGLQSLSLSQNKLLAIPADVFQDLGQLKFLTLADSSNGMQDLPDGVFRNLGNLHTLDLENVGLHSLTLEVFGNLSRLRVLKLAKNELKTFNYSVASRLPSLRYVDLRKCPLSCTCDNTWLQSWLNNSRVQVVYPYNYTCGLHHHAYVYSFDTRVCFLDLGFYLFTGTVPVVLLLLVVPVVYHRAYWRLKYHWYLLRCWVNQQWRREEERYVYDSFVSYNSADESWVLQELVPELERDSFRLCLHHRDFQPGRSIIDNIVDAVYNSRKTVCVVSRSYLRSEWCSMEVQLASYRLLDERRDVLVLVLLEDVGDAELSAYHRMRRVLLRRTYLRWPPEPPAQPLFWARLKKALRWGEGSEEEVEKGLGAGTGRCGEGEEQA from the exons ATGTGGGTAGATCGGGATATGGGGACTTGGGGACACTGGGGGCATGGGGACCCGATGCATCAGGCCGTTGAAGCAGATGCTGGGGACAG gagaaagcagccGAGGATGACCGAACCAGCAGACGGGATGGCATG gccccgcccctcccggtcctcccccttcctccccctcctcctcctcccagcccgcCACCCCCTGGCCGTGCTGGTGGCAGTGACGGTGATGGTGATGCTGCCTCCGCCCGCGCTCCCCTATGGCTTCCGCAACTGCATCGAGGCCGCCTGGGCCCCGGGAGTCTTCCGCTGCATCCAACGCTACCTGGAGTCCCCGGGGCCGGCCGTGTCTGACCTCCCACCACGGGCCTACGCCCTCAACCTCTCCCACAATGCCCTGCGCCTCCTGCCACCAGCCTCCTTCGCCCGCCTGCCTCACCTCCGCAGCCTCGACCTGGCCTACAACCGCCTGCAGAGCCTCGCCCCCGGCGCCTTCGATGGCCTTGGGGAGCTCTTGGCCCTTGACCTGTCCTATAACCACTTGGCCACCTTGGCTGACGGCGTCTTCGCCGGCTTGGGCAACCTGTCGTCGCTCTGGCTGCGGAGGAACCCGCTGAGCTCGGTGTCCCCAGGGGCCTTGGCGCCCTTGGTCAACCTCCAGTGCTTGTCGCTgcggggagggaggctgggagggTTGGGGGCAGTGGCGGAGGCGGTGAAGGgcctggggaggctgcgggCCTTGGACCTGTGCTGCAACAACTTGACGGCGCTGGGGCCGGGCCCACCGCTGCCGGCCTCATTGGTCAACCTGCAGCTGTGCAACAACTcgctgggggggctgctgggggccagCCCGGCCACCCTGAGGCACGTGCGGACCCTCGACCTGTCCTACAATGGCATCTCGCAGGCAGAGGCCTTCATCCCGCTCCGCCTGCGTAacctcagcctcctccacctCTCCGGCAACCCCTTGGATGTCTTCCGCCTCCTGGAGGTCTCTGACATCCGTCCCCACAGCCTGGATTTCTCCGGGTTGGTGCTGGGGGAAGGCGGGGTGGACAAGgtgtgctggtggctgctgggtCCCCGGGCCTTGTGGAGGCTGAAGCTGCAACACAACAGGTTGCAGAAGCTGCCGAATGGCACGCTGGCCTCCTGCCCcgtgctgaaggagctggacCTGTCCTACAACCGGCTGCGGTGGGTGGGCTGCGTGGGCGGTTTGCTgcggggggagcagcagggggagCTGGCGGTGTTGACAGTGGAGCACAACCTCCTGCAGCGGCTGCCTTCCTGCCGGGGGGCCACGGAGCTGCCGCGCTTGTACAATGTCTCCTTCCGCTACAACCGCATCCTGACCATCGGGCCCAGAGCCTTCGCCTACGCCCCGGCCCTGCGGGTGTTGAAGCTCAACATCAACAGCTTGGCCCGGCTGGACCGGGAGGCTCTGCGGGGGCTTCGCAACCTGACGGAGCTGCGGCTGGACAACAACCTCCTGACCGACCTCTACCCCGGCTCCTTCGCTGACCTCGGCAGCCTGCGTACCCTCAACCTGCGCAACAACCGCGTCTCCGTCCTCTTCCCCGGTGTCTTCGGGGGCTTGGCCAGCCTCCAGACCTTGGACCTGGGGGGCAACAACCTGCGCCACTTGGCCTCCCGGTCGCTGCTGGGGGTGCCCATCCTGAGGAAGCTGTACCTGGACCGCAACCGGCTGCTGGAGGTGCGCAGCGAGGTCTTCGCCCCGGTGCAGGCCACCTTGGGTGTGCTGGACCTGCAGGCCAACAACCTGCAGTACATCACgcagcggcagcggcagcagccgCCCTTCCGCAACCTCAGCCACCTCTACGACCTGAAGATGCAGGCGCAGCAGCCCTACGGGCTGAAGGTGCTGCCCCACCGCTTCTTCCAGGGACTGGTGGGGCTGCAGTCGCTGTCGCTGTCGCAGAACAAGCTGTTGGCCATCCCTGCCGATGTCTTCCAGGATCTGGGCCAGCTGAAGTTCCTGACGCTGGCCGACAGCAGCAACGGGATGCAGGATCTGCCTGACGGTGTCTTCAGGAACCTGGGCAACCTGCACACCCTGGACCTGGAGAACGTGGGGCTGCACTCGCTCACCCTGGAGGTCTTCGGCAACCTCAGCCGGCTGCGGGTGCTCAAGTTGGCCAAGAACGAGCTGAAGACCTTCAACTACAGCGTGGCCAGCCGGCTGCCCTCCCTGCGCTACGTGGACCTGCGCAAGTGCCCGCTGAGCTGCACGTGTGACAACAcatggctgcagagctggctgaacAACAGCCGCGTGCAGGTGGTCTACCCCTACAACTACACCTGCGGCTTGCACCACCATGCCTACGTCTACAGCTTTGACACCCGTGTCTGCTTCCTGGACCTGGGCTTCTACCTCTTCACCGGGACAGTGccggtggtgctgctgctgctggtggtgcccGTGGTCTACCACCGTGCCTACTGGCGGCTGAAGTACCACTGGTACCTGCTGCGGTGCTGGGTCAACCAGCAGTGGCGGCGGGAGGAAGAGCGCTACGTCTATGACAGCTTTGTGTCCTACAACTCGGCCGACGAAAGCTGGGTGCTCCAGGAGCTGGTGCCCGAGCTGGAACGCGACTCCTTCCGGCTCTGCCTGCACCACCGTGACTTCCAGCCGGGCCGCAGCATCATTGACAACATCGTGGACGCCGTCTACAACAGCCGGAAGACGGTGTGCGTGGTGAGCCGCAGCTACCTGCGCAGCGAGTGGTGCTCCATGGAGGTGCAGCTGGCCAGCTACCGGCTGCTGGACGAGCGCCGCGACgtcctggtgctggtgctgctggaggacgTGGGCGACGCCGAGCTGTCCGCCTACCACCGCATGCGGCGGGTGCTGCTGCGGCGCACCTACCTGCGCtggccccccgagccccccgcccaGCCCCTCTTCTGGGCGCGGCTGAAGAAGGCGTTGAGGTGGGGGGAGGGGAgcgaggaggaggtggagaaagGCTTGGGGGCAGGGACGGGTAggtgtggggagggagaggagcaggcgTAG